In one window of Aceticella autotrophica DNA:
- a CDS encoding glycine--tRNA ligase produces the protein MASVVTMEKIVSLAKNRGFVYPGSDIYGGLANTWDYGPLGVEFKNNIKKAWWSKFIHQSPYNVGIETAILMNPETWIASGHVGGFSDPLMDCKDCKSRFRADKLIENYLKSKGEDVNVDGWTNDEMLNFIKDNNLPCPVCGSHNFTNIRKFNLMFKTFQGVTEDSKAEIYLRPETAQGIFINFKNVLRTTRKKIPFGIGQIGKSFRNEITPGNFTFRTREFEQMELEFFCKPGEDLKWFKYWKEYCMNWLLNLGLKKENLRFRDHSKKELSHYSNATTDIEYIFPFGWGELWGIADRTDFDLKRHMEHSGADLSYSDPVTNEKYVPYCIEPSVGADRVALSFLIDAYNEEEVGEGDIRVVLKLHPALAPIKAAVLPLSKKLSENAYKLYDNLREKFVIDYDETGSIGKRYRRQDEIGTPFCITYDFDSINDNSVTIRERDSMEQIRIKIDEVESYLNNKLKF, from the coding sequence ATGGCATCAGTCGTAACAATGGAAAAGATAGTGTCCCTTGCAAAAAACCGCGGATTTGTTTATCCTGGTTCAGATATTTATGGAGGACTTGCAAATACATGGGATTATGGTCCTCTTGGCGTAGAATTTAAAAACAATATTAAAAAAGCTTGGTGGTCAAAATTTATTCATCAGAGTCCGTATAATGTAGGAATAGAAACTGCCATACTGATGAATCCTGAAACTTGGATTGCTTCAGGTCATGTAGGAGGATTTTCTGACCCTTTAATGGATTGTAAAGATTGCAAATCACGGTTCAGGGCTGATAAATTAATTGAAAATTACTTAAAAAGCAAAGGCGAAGATGTCAATGTTGATGGATGGACTAATGATGAGATGCTAAACTTTATAAAAGACAACAATCTTCCATGTCCTGTGTGTGGTTCACATAATTTTACCAATATAAGAAAATTTAATCTTATGTTTAAAACATTCCAGGGAGTTACGGAGGATTCTAAGGCAGAGATATATTTGCGTCCTGAAACTGCTCAGGGGATATTCATCAATTTTAAAAATGTATTAAGAACAACAAGAAAAAAAATTCCTTTTGGCATAGGACAAATTGGAAAATCTTTCAGGAATGAGATTACACCTGGTAATTTTACCTTTAGAACAAGAGAGTTTGAACAGATGGAACTTGAATTTTTTTGTAAACCGGGAGAAGACCTTAAGTGGTTTAAATATTGGAAAGAGTATTGTATGAACTGGCTCTTAAATTTAGGACTTAAAAAAGAGAATCTGAGGTTTAGAGATCACAGTAAAAAAGAACTTTCTCATTACAGCAATGCAACAACAGATATAGAATATATCTTTCCATTTGGATGGGGTGAATTATGGGGTATAGCTGACAGGACAGATTTTGATTTAAAAAGGCATATGGAACATTCTGGAGCAGACTTGTCTTATTCTGATCCTGTAACAAATGAAAAATATGTACCATACTGTATAGAACCTTCTGTAGGTGCAGATAGAGTTGCCCTATCCTTTTTGATAGATGCATATAATGAGGAAGAAGTTGGAGAAGGTGATATAAGGGTAGTGCTAAAATTACACCCTGCCCTTGCCCCGATTAAGGCTGCTGTTTTACCTCTTTCTAAAAAATTAAGTGAAAATGCATATAAATTATACGATAATTTAAGGGAAAAATTTGTTATTGATTATGATGAAACTGGAAGTATAGGCAAGAGGTACAGAAGGCAGGATGAAATAGGAACACCTTTTTGTATTACATATGACTTTGATTCAATAAATGATAATTCTGTTACCATAAGAGAAAGGGATTCTATGGAGCAGATACGGATAAAAATAGATGAGGTTGAATCATATCTTAATAACAAGTTGAAATTTTAA
- a CDS encoding DUF4342 domain-containing protein produces MNEELEKIDMIIERTGVSYKEAREALNECNGNVVDALVYLEENKKSWTENISVAGSEVLDKIKDIVKKGNVTKIRIKKDDEVILEIPVTAGAISALLIPQLTLVGVALAFVSNCTIEVERPNKEITIIKEQKKKTE; encoded by the coding sequence ATGAATGAAGAATTGGAAAAAATAGATATGATAATCGAAAGAACAGGTGTAAGTTATAAAGAAGCAAGGGAAGCTTTAAACGAATGCAATGGGAATGTGGTTGACGCTCTGGTATATCTTGAAGAAAACAAAAAAAGTTGGACAGAGAATATATCTGTTGCAGGTTCAGAAGTACTTGATAAAATAAAAGATATAGTTAAAAAAGGCAATGTTACAAAGATAAGAATAAAAAAAGATGATGAGGTAATACTTGAAATACCTGTGACTGCCGGCGCTATCTCAGCATTATTGATTCCACAATTAACTTTGGTAGGTGTTGCTCTTGCATTTGTCTCAAATTGTACTATTGAAGTTGAAAGACCAAATAAAGAAATAACTATTATTAAAGAGCAAAAGAAAAAAACCGAATAA
- the recO gene encoding DNA repair protein RecO — translation MSFLKTEAIVLKSNLIGETDKIVTLLTKRKGKLQAVAKGARRVKSSMLAATYPLSMGNYVLFEGQNYYYIDQWELIHSFVCFEGNLLNLSYATFFTDLVYKVLQNEQECLNIYNLLKYSLLILEKGKIPPEIIMLVYVLKFVSFMGYMPELNKCSSCGNTEKLTYFSFLMGGVVCNKCKDKCSDAFYIKENSLNTFRYLLKNGFNNLERVKISGFITEELDKIISGYIKVHFEKAFETKTFLDKIKNM, via the coding sequence ATGAGTTTTTTAAAAACGGAAGCTATTGTATTAAAAAGCAATCTTATAGGTGAGACAGATAAAATTGTTACGCTATTAACAAAAAGGAAAGGCAAATTACAGGCAGTTGCTAAAGGTGCTAGAAGGGTAAAAAGCAGTATGCTTGCTGCAACTTATCCATTATCAATGGGTAATTATGTATTATTTGAGGGGCAGAATTATTATTATATTGATCAATGGGAATTGATTCATTCATTTGTTTGCTTTGAGGGGAATTTATTAAATTTATCCTATGCAACGTTTTTTACGGATTTGGTGTACAAAGTATTGCAAAATGAACAAGAATGTTTAAACATATATAATCTTTTGAAATATTCATTATTGATTTTAGAAAAGGGCAAAATTCCTCCTGAGATAATAATGCTTGTATATGTTTTAAAATTTGTTTCATTTATGGGATATATGCCGGAATTAAACAAATGCTCATCTTGTGGGAATACAGAGAAATTGACATATTTTTCATTTTTAATGGGAGGAGTAGTGTGCAATAAGTGTAAAGATAAATGCAGTGATGCTTTTTATATCAAAGAAAATTCATTAAATACTTTTAGATATTTACTTAAAAATGGATTCAACAATTTAGAAAGGGTTAAAATATCAGGATTTATTACTGAAGAGTTGGATAAAATAATTAGTGGTTATATAAAGGTACATTTTGAAAAGGCTTTTGAGACAAAAACATTTCTTGATAAAATAAAAAATATGTAA
- the deoC gene encoding deoxyribose-phosphate aldolase, with amino-acid sequence MEIAKMIDYTLLKSNATDNDIKKLCTEAKEYNFASVCINPVYVNFAKNLLERSDIKVCTVIGFPLGANTIKTKTYEAKDAIKNGADEIDMVLNIGRLKSGDFDYIEKEIKAVVKESKALKNVIIKVILENCYLTDEEKIRACEIVVHSGADFVKTSTGFGIGGATIDDVRLMRKTVGDNFGVKASGGVRTSEDARLMIKAGANRIGTSSGIQIVKGW; translated from the coding sequence ATGGAAATTGCAAAGATGATTGATTATACATTATTAAAATCAAATGCCACAGATAATGATATAAAAAAATTATGTACCGAGGCTAAGGAATATAATTTTGCTTCAGTATGTATAAATCCGGTTTATGTAAATTTTGCAAAAAATTTATTAGAAAGAAGCGATATAAAAGTATGTACCGTTATAGGATTTCCTCTTGGTGCAAATACAATTAAGACAAAAACTTACGAAGCTAAAGATGCAATAAAAAACGGCGCAGATGAAATAGATATGGTTCTTAATATAGGGAGACTAAAAAGCGGAGATTTTGATTATATTGAAAAGGAAATCAAAGCTGTTGTAAAAGAGTCAAAGGCATTGAAAAATGTTATTATTAAAGTCATACTTGAAAACTGTTATCTGACAGATGAAGAAAAGATAAGGGCGTGTGAAATAGTTGTACATTCAGGCGCTGATTTTGTTAAGACATCGACTGGATTTGGAATTGGAGGAGCAACAATAGATGATGTAAGGCTTATGAGAAAAACGGTAGGAGATAATTTCGGTGTTAAAGCATCAGGTGGTGTAAGGACTTCAGAGGATGCAAGGTTAATGATAAAGGCAGGCGCAAATAGAATTGGTACCAGTTCAGGGATACAAATTGTAAAGGGATGGTAA
- the era gene encoding GTPase Era has product MSYKSGFIALIGRTNVGKSTLLNTLIKEKIAITSDKPQTTRNTIQGILTGDNFQIIFIDTPGIHKPKHKLSEFMISSVKKTLNEVDLILYMIEPDVNIGPGDLYITNHLKTISTPIVLVVNKIDEVSYNVVDDTIKNFKEHLNFKDVIPISALKNKNIDLLIHTILQYLPEGPQYFPEDYITDKPERFIVSEIIREKMLYFLEDEVPHGVFVEINSMKQKENKDILEIEAILYCEKESHKAIIIGKNGKMLKKIGTDARIELENLFGQKIYLNLWVKVKKGWRDNINTLKNFGYLIDKSL; this is encoded by the coding sequence ATGAGTTATAAATCTGGTTTTATTGCATTGATAGGCAGAACAAATGTTGGCAAATCAACCTTATTAAACACTTTAATAAAAGAAAAGATTGCTATAACATCAGACAAACCCCAGACAACCAGAAATACGATACAGGGTATATTAACAGGGGATAATTTTCAGATTATCTTTATTGATACACCGGGAATTCATAAACCAAAGCATAAATTAAGCGAGTTTATGATATCATCTGTTAAGAAAACATTAAATGAAGTTGACCTTATTTTATACATGATTGAACCGGATGTTAACATAGGACCTGGTGACCTTTATATAACAAATCATTTAAAAACAATAAGTACTCCTATAGTTTTGGTGGTAAATAAAATAGATGAAGTTTCTTATAATGTTGTAGATGATACCATTAAAAACTTTAAAGAACATCTTAATTTTAAAGATGTTATACCTATTTCAGCGCTTAAAAATAAAAATATTGATTTATTAATACATACCATATTGCAGTATTTGCCGGAAGGACCTCAATATTTTCCGGAGGATTATATTACAGATAAACCAGAGAGATTTATTGTATCCGAAATAATAAGGGAAAAGATGTTGTATTTTCTTGAAGACGAGGTACCACACGGGGTTTTTGTTGAAATTAACAGTATGAAACAAAAAGAGAATAAGGATATTCTTGAAATCGAGGCAATATTATATTGTGAGAAGGAATCACATAAGGCTATAATTATAGGAAAAAATGGGAAGATGTTAAAGAAAATTGGAACAGATGCCAGGATAGAACTGGAAAATTTATTTGGTCAGAAGATTTATTTGAATTTATGGGTTAAAGTAAAAAAAGGTTGGAGAGATAATATTAATACACTAAAAAATTTCGGATATTTAATTGACAAAAGTCTTTAA
- a CDS encoding diacylglycerol kinase: MVIKKLIESFNYAIEGIEHVLKTQWNMKIHFSIAIIVLFLSLFFNFSKFEFIALIATISLVIIAEMINTAIEATIDIITDKYNPLAKIAKDVAAGAVLISAINAVFVGYILFFDRLNPWTNILLTRLKQSPAHVTFITLVIVMLTTIILKVHFGIGTPFQGGMPSAHSAIAFCLATAATFISKSAIIATITFMMAFMVAESRIEGEIHTTYEVVIGGIIGILITVFFFQIMK; encoded by the coding sequence ATGGTTATAAAAAAACTTATTGAGAGTTTTAATTATGCCATTGAAGGAATAGAGCACGTTTTAAAAACCCAGTGGAACATGAAAATTCATTTTTCAATAGCAATAATTGTTTTGTTCTTAAGTTTATTTTTTAATTTTTCCAAATTTGAATTCATAGCACTAATAGCTACAATTTCTCTTGTGATTATTGCTGAAATGATAAATACCGCTATAGAAGCTACAATAGATATTATAACAGATAAATACAATCCCCTTGCCAAAATAGCGAAGGATGTTGCTGCAGGCGCTGTATTAATATCAGCCATAAATGCTGTTTTTGTAGGATATATACTTTTTTTTGACAGGCTTAATCCTTGGACAAACATATTATTGACAAGATTGAAGCAATCACCTGCACATGTAACATTTATAACTCTTGTTATAGTAATGCTTACCACAATAATTTTAAAGGTTCATTTTGGTATTGGAACACCCTTTCAAGGTGGCATGCCCAGTGCACACAGTGCTATTGCATTTTGTCTTGCTACTGCAGCTACTTTTATATCAAAAAGCGCAATTATTGCTACAATTACTTTTATGATGGCATTTATGGTTGCTGAAAGCAGAATTGAGGGGGAAATACATACCACATATGAAGTTGTAATTGGTGGAATAATTGGTATATTAATAACAGTATTTTTCTTTCAAATAATGAAATAA
- the ybeY gene encoding rRNA maturation RNase YbeY: MNILIDDRQNKVNSEGLEKIINDVIKISLEVEGVVDNIEVSVSFVDDEEIQKLNRYYRNVDKPTDVLSFPLVEFEEIYSDINLEEENNSGLCEVEPIGDIVISLERAKRQAEEYGHSFEREIAYLTAHSMFHLMGYDHEKDDDRKIMREKEEEVMTRLDFKR, encoded by the coding sequence ATGAATATATTGATTGATGATAGGCAAAATAAAGTGAATTCGGAAGGACTTGAAAAGATTATTAATGATGTTATTAAAATATCACTTGAAGTTGAAGGTGTTGTGGATAATATAGAAGTAAGTGTGTCATTTGTAGATGATGAAGAGATTCAAAAATTAAACAGATACTACAGAAATGTCGATAAACCTACAGATGTTTTATCATTTCCTTTAGTTGAATTTGAAGAAATTTATTCAGATATTAATTTGGAAGAAGAGAATAACAGCGGGCTTTGTGAAGTTGAACCTATAGGGGATATTGTAATATCACTTGAAAGGGCAAAAAGGCAAGCGGAAGAATACGGGCATTCATTCGAAAGGGAAATTGCATATTTAACGGCTCACAGCATGTTTCATTTAATGGGATATGACCATGAAAAAGATGATGATAGAAAAATAATGAGAGAAAAAGAGGAAGAAGTAATGACACGCTTGGATTTTAAAAGGTGA
- a CDS encoding PhoH family protein — protein sequence MNKEINIDINNIEQAANLFGKFDENLKLIEEGMNVKVVVRDDTIKISGEDTNVNAAERLFNELIEFIESGEIITPQNVMYAMKLVNIGEEEKLKSILSDIVCITSRGKQIRCKTYGQKNYVKAMKNNEIVFGIGPAGTGKTYLAMAMAVTALKNKEVGRIILTRPAVEAGERLGFLPGDLQEKVDPYLRPLYDALYDILGAEVFQKYMEKGLIEVAPLAYMRGRTLDDSFIILDEAQNTTPEQMKMFLTRIGFGSRAVVTGDVTQVDLPKDKKSGLKDVIEILNGIKGIEFVLLKEQDVIRHPLVAKIVKAYELYEKSKES from the coding sequence TTGAATAAGGAAATAAATATTGATATCAATAATATTGAACAAGCTGCAAACCTGTTTGGCAAATTCGATGAAAACCTGAAATTAATTGAGGAAGGTATGAATGTCAAGGTTGTGGTACGTGATGATACAATCAAGATATCAGGAGAAGATACAAATGTCAATGCGGCAGAAAGGTTATTTAATGAGTTGATAGAATTTATTGAAAGCGGTGAGATTATTACACCACAGAATGTTATGTATGCCATGAAACTTGTAAATATAGGTGAGGAAGAAAAATTAAAGTCAATTTTATCTGACATTGTTTGTATTACCTCAAGAGGAAAGCAGATTAGATGTAAAACTTATGGACAGAAGAATTATGTAAAGGCAATGAAAAACAATGAAATAGTCTTTGGTATCGGTCCTGCAGGGACAGGAAAAACATATCTTGCTATGGCGATGGCGGTTACGGCATTAAAAAATAAAGAGGTTGGAAGGATTATACTGACAAGACCGGCTGTTGAAGCAGGCGAGAGGCTGGGCTTTTTACCTGGAGATTTACAGGAAAAAGTTGATCCATATTTAAGACCACTGTATGATGCACTTTATGATATACTTGGTGCTGAAGTGTTTCAAAAATATATGGAAAAGGGTTTAATCGAAGTTGCGCCTCTTGCTTACATGAGGGGAAGAACGCTTGATGACTCGTTTATAATTTTAGATGAAGCGCAGAATACTACCCCAGAGCAGATGAAGATGTTTTTAACAAGAATTGGATTTGGTTCAAGGGCTGTGGTAACAGGTGATGTGACACAGGTGGACTTGCCGAAGGATAAAAAGTCCGGTTTAAAAGATGTAATAGAAATTTTAAATGGGATAAAAGGCATAGAATTTGTTTTGCTTAAGGAACAGGATGTAATAAGGCATCCTCTTGTGGCGAAGATTGTTAAGGCATATGAGTTATATGAAAAATCAAAGGAAAGTTGA
- the yqfD gene encoding sporulation protein YqfD gives MLAIKLWNFLRGYAIIKIEGLSLEKLLNLIISRDIYIWDIKRTGHNTVIAKISLKGFKLLQPHIRITNCKVSIIGKKGLPFIILYFKRRKMLIFGAVLCMVLICIFSSFIWCISIEGIKNTNEQAVIEELKKLGLKEGVFKYSVDIPKIESEFLVDMKNVAWIGIDIKGTKAFIKIVEKTKPPEILPSNVACNIIAKRDGIIYKMVILQGDAVKKVGDTVKAGDIIVSGVIERPYAKTRFVHSNAEIIARTWYEGYADVDLSKQAFKRTGKSISITNISLGENTITFALRKMDFKHYDKETKIITSKNSPVKIIKETYYETEIEHIKLNKDEAEKLAIEKALKNIKSGLENDVKIISEKKKTMMIENHIIRANVIVEALENIGMEEKIDYKQEVQIE, from the coding sequence TTGCTGGCAATAAAATTGTGGAATTTTTTAAGAGGTTATGCTATTATTAAAATTGAAGGTTTATCCTTAGAAAAATTATTAAATCTTATTATATCAAGAGATATTTATATATGGGATATAAAAAGGACAGGACATAATACAGTAATTGCGAAAATAAGTTTAAAAGGATTTAAACTATTACAACCACATATAAGAATAACAAATTGCAAAGTGTCAATAATAGGTAAAAAGGGACTGCCTTTTATCATATTATATTTTAAAAGGCGGAAAATGTTAATATTTGGTGCGGTATTATGTATGGTATTAATTTGCATTTTTTCATCCTTTATATGGTGCATAAGTATAGAGGGGATAAAAAATACAAATGAACAGGCTGTGATAGAAGAATTAAAAAAGCTTGGTTTAAAAGAAGGTGTTTTCAAATATTCCGTAGATATTCCCAAAATCGAATCAGAATTTTTAGTTGACATGAAAAATGTTGCATGGATTGGGATAGATATTAAAGGTACCAAGGCATTCATAAAAATCGTTGAAAAAACAAAACCACCTGAAATTTTGCCTTCGAATGTTGCATGTAATATAATAGCTAAGAGAGATGGGATAATATATAAGATGGTAATATTACAAGGGGATGCGGTTAAAAAAGTAGGAGATACGGTAAAAGCCGGAGATATTATAGTATCTGGTGTTATTGAAAGACCATATGCTAAGACGAGATTTGTACATTCAAATGCTGAAATTATTGCAAGGACTTGGTATGAAGGCTATGCAGATGTCGATTTATCAAAACAGGCGTTTAAAAGAACAGGAAAATCAATTTCTATTACAAACATCAGTTTAGGTGAAAATACTATTACATTTGCTCTCAGAAAGATGGATTTTAAACATTATGATAAGGAAACAAAAATAATTACATCTAAGAATTCTCCTGTTAAAATCATTAAAGAAACTTATTATGAAACAGAAATAGAACACATTAAATTAAATAAAGACGAAGCTGAAAAATTGGCTATTGAAAAAGCCCTTAAAAATATCAAATCCGGACTTGAAAATGATGTAAAAATTATCAGTGAAAAAAAGAAAACCATGATGATAGAGAATCATATAATAAGAGCAAATGTAATAGTTGAGGCATTAGAAAATATAGGCATGGAAGAGAAAATAGATTATAAACAGGAGGTACAAATTGAATAA
- the yqfC gene encoding sporulation protein YqfC: MKSNTIKEGILNLVDFPKEVLLNLPKLTLIGDTQATLENHRGIIEYIPERIRINTSIGIFKICGENLMINSIMMEIIVITGKIESIEILD; the protein is encoded by the coding sequence ATGAAATCAAACACTATTAAAGAAGGAATACTTAATCTTGTTGATTTTCCAAAAGAGGTATTATTAAATCTGCCTAAACTTACCTTGATTGGGGATACTCAGGCTACATTGGAAAATCACAGGGGTATTATTGAATATATTCCTGAAAGGATAAGAATAAATACCTCCATAGGTATTTTTAAAATTTGTGGGGAAAATTTAATGATTAATTCTATAATGATGGAAATCATTGTAATAACAGGAAAGATAGAAAGTATCGAGATACTTGATTAG
- a CDS encoding iron-containing alcohol dehydrogenase, whose amino-acid sequence MSFDLLLPTRIIFGRGKIEQISECRTYGNKALIVTGKYSSKKSGLLEKVLEILDNCTIPYVIYDEVISNPDCISVDKGVKVSTENRCNMVIALGGGSAIDTAKGIAVGSVELSPIWDFLRPDSRKRSIRGALPIIAVPTTSGTGSEVNGAAVIQNNEIGFKPSFKSIYTFPRLSIIDPEFMTTMDRSVTASTGVDAFCQALECFIGVKANEVSNIYALESIKLSYKYLKKAYDDGNNIEAREKMALAAMLSGLAMASSGTSLVHALEHPLSGRYNITHGVGLAALLPSFIEFSFKYNEEKYKKIASILRGKEVEALEIHTIIEEFLKSVGLKLRLRDLKIKEEDINILAKDTIMTLTGSIKNFNKPINEDDCKMIYKMAL is encoded by the coding sequence TTGAGTTTTGATTTATTACTTCCAACCCGTATTATTTTTGGCAGAGGTAAAATAGAACAAATATCAGAATGTAGAACATATGGTAATAAGGCTTTAATTGTTACAGGAAAATATAGTTCAAAAAAAAGCGGGCTTTTGGAAAAAGTACTGGAAATATTAGATAATTGTACTATTCCGTATGTTATTTATGATGAGGTTATTTCAAACCCTGATTGTATTTCTGTTGATAAGGGTGTTAAGGTTTCAACTGAAAATAGGTGTAATATGGTTATTGCACTTGGAGGCGGAAGTGCTATAGATACTGCAAAAGGAATTGCTGTTGGAAGTGTGGAACTATCCCCTATTTGGGATTTTTTGAGACCTGATTCAAGGAAAAGGTCTATAAGGGGGGCATTGCCGATAATTGCAGTTCCAACTACTTCAGGCACAGGTTCAGAGGTAAACGGAGCTGCTGTAATACAAAACAATGAAATAGGTTTTAAACCATCCTTTAAAAGTATATATACCTTTCCAAGGTTATCAATAATCGATCCGGAGTTTATGACGACAATGGATAGAAGTGTAACTGCATCAACCGGTGTTGACGCATTCTGCCAAGCCTTAGAATGTTTTATAGGTGTAAAAGCAAATGAGGTCAGCAATATTTATGCATTGGAATCCATAAAATTATCATATAAATACTTAAAGAAAGCCTATGATGACGGTAATAATATAGAGGCGAGAGAAAAAATGGCGCTTGCTGCCATGTTAAGCGGTTTAGCGATGGCTTCTTCTGGAACAAGCTTAGTACATGCATTAGAGCATCCTTTAAGCGGACGTTACAATATAACCCATGGTGTTGGACTTGCAGCTTTGTTACCATCTTTTATTGAATTTTCATTTAAATATAATGAAGAAAAGTATAAAAAAATCGCTTCTATTTTAAGAGGAAAAGAGGTTGAAGCTTTAGAAATTCATACGATTATTGAGGAATTCTTGAAAAGCGTTGGTTTGAAGTTAAGGCTTAGGGATTTAAAGATTAAAGAAGAAGATATTAATATTTTAGCAAAGGATACCATAATGACACTTACGGGAAGTATAAAAAATTTCAATAAACCTATAAATGAAGATGATTGCAAAATGATATACAAGATGGCATTGTAA
- a CDS encoding amidohydrolase family protein: MKKVIKIMKKDKRVLFAGKLIESSYKPPCENAAVVIENGIINKIIYNTDFNDLKRNFNDYRIIDLSNLTLMAGFIDCHVHLALDGVNFQKAVEQWDCDELLFKRLKREFKNYLEKGILAIRDGGDRRLINITAKEKCKRERLDAPIILASGFVLNKKGMYGSFLGEGILNNEDIKNAVEMLYQKGVDQIKVLMSGIVSFKEYGRVGSLQFSLEEAKEIVNEARRHNLKVMAHASSAKAVDMAIKADMDSIEHGYFLSEEALDIMAKKEIPWVPTLVPVANQLKEDTRKFYTEKEIENIERTLDSQLIRVKQAQEKGVILGIGTDAGAGGVYHAISYFEELRLFEKAGLSPTEIFKAATENSAKIVGLEDKIGGIEEGKLPNLMALEGNPLRDISSYEKIKYVFITEL, translated from the coding sequence TTGAAAAAGGTTATAAAAATAATGAAGAAAGATAAAAGGGTTTTGTTTGCAGGTAAACTTATAGAGAGTTCATATAAGCCTCCTTGTGAAAATGCTGCTGTTGTCATAGAAAATGGTATAATTAACAAGATAATTTATAATACAGATTTTAATGATTTAAAAAGAAATTTTAATGATTATAGGATTATTGACCTTTCAAATTTGACGCTTATGGCTGGATTTATCGATTGTCATGTTCATCTGGCACTTGATGGCGTTAATTTTCAAAAAGCAGTGGAACAATGGGATTGTGATGAGTTGCTTTTTAAACGTTTAAAAAGAGAATTTAAAAATTATCTTGAAAAAGGTATCCTTGCCATACGAGATGGAGGTGACAGAAGGTTAATAAATATTACTGCAAAAGAAAAATGTAAAAGGGAAAGACTTGATGCACCAATTATACTCGCATCTGGTTTTGTCCTTAATAAAAAAGGAATGTACGGCAGTTTCTTAGGTGAAGGGATATTAAATAATGAAGATATAAAAAATGCTGTTGAAATGCTTTATCAAAAGGGGGTTGATCAGATAAAAGTCCTTATGTCAGGGATTGTAAGCTTTAAAGAATATGGAAGGGTTGGCTCATTACAGTTTTCTCTTGAAGAAGCAAAGGAGATTGTAAATGAAGCTCGAAGGCATAACCTCAAGGTTATGGCACATGCAAGTTCTGCAAAAGCAGTTGACATGGCAATAAAAGCTGATATGGATTCTATTGAACACGGCTATTTTCTTAGTGAAGAAGCTCTTGATATTATGGCTAAAAAGGAAATACCATGGGTACCGACACTTGTTCCTGTTGCAAATCAATTAAAGGAAGATACTCGTAAATTTTATACAGAAAAAGAAATTGAAAATATTGAGAGAACTTTAGATTCTCAGCTTATAAGAGTCAAACAAGCTCAGGAAAAGGGAGTTATCCTTGGTATCGGTACAGATGCAGGTGCCGGTGGAGTATATCACGCCATATCGTATTTTGAAGAGCTTAGGCTTTTTGAAAAAGCAGGTCTTTCTCCAACAGAGATTTTTAAGGCTGCAACTGAAAATTCTGCAAAGATTGTTGGTCTTGAAGATAAAATAGGAGGAATTGAGGAGGGTAAACTTCCTAATTTAATGGCATTAGAAGGAAATCCTTTGAGAGATATATCTTCATATGAGAAAATAAAATATGTTTTCATCACAGAACTATAA